In Arthrobacter sp. B3I9, the following are encoded in one genomic region:
- a CDS encoding NAD-dependent epimerase/dehydratase family protein, which produces MRALVTGGAGFLGSHLCEDLLDRGDSVVCVDDLSTGRMNNIAAFANHPRFSFQHADVSDSLRIRGRLDLVAHLASPASPPDYHRLPLETLAVGSRGTENALKLAAAKGARFVLASTSEVYGDPTVHPQKESYWGNVNSIGPRSVYDEAKRFAEAISMAYARSLGVNVGIIRIFNTFGPRMRAEDGRVVSSFIAQALNGDPLTIYGDGQQTRSFCYVDDLVRGIVAMADSSETGPINIGNPVERTVLELAELVLELTGSASPIEFHQLPVDDPTRRRPDITLAEDLLGWHPRVSTEEGLHHTVAYFRAHAREVASAAMSIAGSQFEGVHTSASRQGAPAMARLA; this is translated from the coding sequence ATGCGTGCTTTAGTAACTGGCGGAGCCGGGTTTCTTGGCTCTCACTTGTGTGAAGATTTGTTGGACCGTGGGGATTCGGTGGTTTGCGTCGATGACCTTTCCACTGGTCGCATGAACAATATCGCGGCCTTCGCGAATCATCCGCGGTTTAGCTTCCAGCACGCGGACGTCAGTGATTCACTGCGGATCCGGGGGCGACTGGACCTTGTGGCGCACTTGGCGAGCCCGGCGTCGCCGCCCGATTATCATCGTCTTCCACTCGAGACCCTTGCCGTAGGCAGCAGGGGCACCGAAAACGCGCTAAAACTTGCTGCGGCTAAAGGGGCCCGCTTCGTCCTCGCTTCCACCAGCGAGGTATACGGCGATCCGACAGTCCATCCGCAGAAAGAAAGCTATTGGGGCAACGTGAATTCGATTGGCCCTCGCAGTGTTTATGACGAAGCGAAGCGCTTCGCTGAAGCCATCTCCATGGCATACGCCCGGAGTCTTGGCGTTAACGTTGGCATAATACGCATCTTCAATACCTTCGGGCCCCGGATGCGAGCAGAGGACGGACGGGTAGTATCCAGCTTCATAGCCCAGGCGCTGAATGGTGACCCGCTGACAATTTACGGGGACGGACAGCAGACGCGCAGCTTCTGCTACGTCGACGACCTCGTCCGCGGGATCGTCGCCATGGCCGACAGCTCGGAAACCGGACCGATCAACATTGGCAATCCGGTGGAACGGACAGTTCTTGAACTGGCTGAGCTTGTCCTGGAATTAACCGGTTCGGCATCCCCGATCGAGTTCCATCAGCTCCCCGTGGACGATCCGACGCGGCGGCGCCCGGACATCACCCTGGCGGAAGACCTGCTCGGGTGGCACCCGCGGGTTTCGACCGAAGAGGGTTTGCATCACACCGTCGCGTACTTCCGGGCCCACGCGCGGGAGGTCGCCTCGGCGGCCATGAGCATAGCCGGGTCCCAGTTCGAGGGCGTTCACACGAGCGCGTCCAGGCAGGGCGCCCCTGCCATGGCCCGGCTGGCCTGA
- a CDS encoding spore photoproduct lyase family protein — MEFNRLLQIRRIYAQPAALELPRGQEIVGRWPDADVVLVDNHWNIPEVHGDETNVPRWSRIKTESLVLGVKKALTVKPNGRSADFIAPSTANGCAMACAYCYVPRHKGYSNPVTVFANIDQIARALERHVTRQGLKLEPNQCDPELWVYDIGENSDCSVDALISNNVEDLVTLFGDLPTAKLSFATKYVNRKMLGWDHGGHTRIRFSLMPADLAKSIDVRTSPVAERMAAINDFVEAGYEVHVNFSPVIITDTWLSDWEELLRQLDATLTAASKAQLAAEVIFLTHNERLHEVNLGWHPQAENVLWRPDLQESKVSSNGFTNVRYRSGTKAGYVRQLTALIEEIAPYCRIRYSF, encoded by the coding sequence ATGGAATTCAACCGGCTGCTGCAGATCCGGCGCATCTACGCGCAACCCGCTGCACTGGAACTGCCCAGGGGCCAGGAAATTGTCGGACGCTGGCCGGACGCCGACGTCGTGCTTGTTGACAACCACTGGAACATCCCCGAGGTGCACGGTGATGAAACGAACGTGCCGCGCTGGTCGCGGATCAAGACAGAGTCGCTTGTCCTCGGCGTCAAGAAAGCGCTGACCGTCAAGCCGAACGGCCGGTCCGCGGACTTCATCGCGCCCTCAACCGCGAACGGCTGCGCCATGGCATGCGCCTACTGCTACGTGCCCCGGCACAAGGGGTACAGCAACCCGGTTACCGTCTTCGCGAACATCGACCAGATCGCCCGAGCACTGGAGCGGCACGTCACACGCCAGGGGCTGAAGCTTGAGCCTAACCAATGCGATCCGGAACTCTGGGTCTACGACATCGGCGAAAACAGCGACTGCTCCGTCGACGCGCTCATCAGCAATAACGTGGAGGATCTGGTCACGCTCTTCGGCGACCTGCCCACCGCCAAGCTGTCCTTTGCCACCAAGTACGTGAACCGGAAAATGCTCGGCTGGGACCATGGCGGCCATACCAGGATCCGCTTCTCCCTTATGCCCGCGGACCTGGCGAAATCGATTGACGTCCGGACCTCCCCCGTGGCCGAACGTATGGCGGCGATCAACGACTTCGTCGAGGCCGGGTACGAGGTACATGTGAACTTCTCCCCCGTCATCATCACCGACACCTGGCTCAGCGACTGGGAGGAGCTGCTGCGCCAGCTTGATGCCACCCTGACAGCCGCATCCAAGGCCCAGCTCGCGGCAGAAGTCATCTTCCTGACCCACAACGAGCGGCTCCATGAGGTCAACCTGGGGTGGCATCCGCAGGCCGAGAACGTGCTGTGGCGTCCGGACCTCCAGGAATCGAAGGTCTCGTCCAACGGCTTCACCAATGTCCGGTACCGTTCCGGAACCAAGGCAGGCTACGTACGGCAGCTGACCGCGCTTATTGAGGAAATCGCGCCCTACTGCCGCATCCGCTACTCATTCTGA